A genomic window from Agrobacterium tumefaciens includes:
- a CDS encoding ABC transporter ATP-binding protein has translation MSAVQINDVVKRYGALEVVHGINLSIQPQEFVVLVGPSGCGKSTTLRMLAGLEDISDGTVSMDGRIVNKVAPKDRDVAMVFQNYALYPHLSVAENIAFGLRVRGEKRAVVDKAVAEAAQILGLTEYLARKPADLSGGQRQRVAMGRAIVRRPKIFLFDEPLSNLDAKLRTHMRAEIKLLHKRMQATSIYVTHDQVEAMTLADRIVIMNGGHIEQVGSPMEVFLEPANTFVASFIGSPPMNLLDGTIESHDGRVTVVLGGSSGQRFNIPDAFAQNATQGQAVKLGLRPEIMSVEAGDGRDVLNCSIDLVEPLGAEALLHGKADGQPFIAKAETLYGDHALNGINRLSIDTARVHIFDAATGRSLKTRGGARP, from the coding sequence ATGTCTGCAGTTCAAATCAACGATGTCGTCAAGCGCTACGGCGCTCTCGAAGTCGTCCACGGTATCAATCTTTCCATACAGCCGCAGGAATTCGTTGTCCTCGTTGGTCCCTCGGGATGCGGAAAATCCACCACGCTGCGCATGCTCGCCGGATTGGAGGACATCTCGGACGGCACCGTTTCGATGGATGGCCGGATCGTCAACAAGGTCGCCCCGAAAGACCGCGATGTCGCCATGGTATTCCAGAACTATGCGCTCTATCCCCATCTGAGCGTGGCCGAGAACATCGCATTCGGCCTGCGCGTCAGGGGCGAGAAGCGCGCCGTCGTTGACAAGGCCGTTGCGGAAGCCGCACAGATATTGGGACTTACCGAATATCTGGCCCGCAAGCCTGCAGATCTTTCCGGCGGCCAGCGTCAGCGCGTCGCCATGGGCCGCGCCATCGTGCGCCGGCCGAAAATCTTCCTGTTCGACGAACCTCTCTCCAATCTCGACGCCAAGCTGCGCACCCATATGCGCGCCGAGATCAAGCTGCTGCACAAGCGGATGCAGGCTACCAGCATCTATGTCACCCACGACCAGGTGGAGGCGATGACGCTTGCCGACCGCATCGTCATCATGAATGGCGGCCATATCGAACAGGTCGGCTCGCCGATGGAGGTTTTCCTCGAACCGGCGAACACATTTGTCGCAAGCTTCATAGGCTCCCCGCCGATGAACCTTCTGGACGGGACGATCGAAAGCCATGACGGCCGTGTCACCGTTGTCCTCGGTGGCAGCTCCGGGCAGCGCTTCAACATTCCCGATGCCTTCGCGCAGAACGCGACGCAAGGACAGGCCGTCAAGCTCGGCCTTCGGCCGGAAATCATGTCGGTGGAGGCTGGCGACGGCCGTGACGTTCTAAATTGCAGCATCGACCTCGTGGAGCCTCTGGGCGCTGAAGCGTTGCTGCATGGAAAGGCCGATGGCCAGCCATTTATCGCCAAAGCCGAAACGCTTTATGGCGACCACGCCCTTAACGGCATCAACCGGCTGTCCATCGATACCGCACGCGTCCACATCTTTGATGCGGCGACCGGAAGATCGCTCAAAACCCGGGGTGGAGCGCGGCCATGA
- a CDS encoding GntR family transcriptional regulator, with amino-acid sequence MTNRIHSLLRKLIVEVKLLPGRALSEKEIAALLHVSKTPVREAIIRLSEEGFVTVVPQGGTYISPIDVQRYMEACFIRFKLEEGAVIEATKRHSLEDIARLKTCISQQRTAAEDEEFTDFFLLDEEFHRTIFAAARLPGAWSVVNQAKGEMDRMRHLKRVFAVRRTEKVIEEHEAIVSAIESGDIEAAREAVQRHLGSLETKIAELSKNPKIWTFIEQVNTRVTRKRASRGSKTPD; translated from the coding sequence ATGACGAACCGGATCCATTCCCTGCTTCGCAAACTGATTGTCGAAGTGAAGCTGCTTCCCGGGCGCGCATTGTCGGAAAAGGAAATCGCAGCGCTCTTGCATGTCAGCAAGACGCCGGTGCGCGAGGCGATCATTCGCCTTTCCGAAGAAGGTTTCGTGACTGTCGTACCGCAGGGCGGCACCTATATCTCGCCGATCGACGTGCAGCGTTACATGGAAGCCTGCTTCATCCGGTTCAAACTGGAAGAGGGCGCCGTCATCGAGGCGACCAAGCGGCACTCGCTGGAAGACATCGCCCGTCTGAAAACCTGCATTTCCCAGCAGCGCACCGCAGCCGAAGACGAGGAATTCACGGATTTCTTCCTGCTGGACGAGGAATTTCACCGCACCATCTTCGCGGCAGCCCGCCTTCCCGGCGCCTGGAGCGTGGTCAATCAGGCAAAAGGCGAAATGGACCGGATGCGCCATCTGAAGCGCGTTTTTGCGGTCCGTCGCACTGAAAAGGTGATCGAGGAGCACGAAGCGATCGTGAGCGCCATCGAGTCAGGCGATATCGAAGCCGCACGCGAAGCCGTCCAGCGCCATCTCGGATCACTCGAAACCAAGATCGCAGAACTCTCCAAGAACCCGAAGATCTGGACCTTCATCGAACAGGTCAACACGCGCGTCACGAGGAAGCGCGCTTCACGGGGGTCGAAGACGCCTGACTGA